From the genome of bacterium:
ATGCCTGCGCCCTTCTTTCCGATGACCAGCCCCGGCCTCGAGGTAAAGATATTGACCGTCACCTTGCCGGCTGCGCGGTCGATCTCAATCTTGGAGACGCCGGTGTGCTCGAGCCTCTTCTTTATCTCCTCGCGGATAAAGAGGTCCTCGTGGACCTGTTTGCGATAGCCCTCCTTGGAGGAGTACCACTTCGAGTTCCACGTCTTGCTCACCCCGAGCCTGAAACCAGTTGGATGTGTCTTCTGTCCCATGTCAGCTCCCGATCCCTGGCGCTAAGCGCGCTGCTCCAGCGTTATGCTCACCTTGCTCGATTTCTTCAGCACCGGAGTGGCCGAACCCCTTGCCCTCGGCATCCAGCGTTTCATAGTGGGGCCCTTGTCCACCAGGAGCTCCTTCACGAACAGCTTGTCCAGATCCATGCCACCCTTGGTGTCCGCATTGGAGACCGCGGACTTGATGAGCTTGAGAAGGGGACGCGCGGACCTGCGGCGGCAGAAGGTGAGATAGTCGATCGCCTCCTGGACACCCTTGCCCCTGACCTGATCCGCAACGACCCTCACCTTCCGGGTGGTAATGCGAATCATCTTTATCTTAGCCGTCGCTGCCATCATGCACCTCCGGTCGCACCGGTTGCAGCCGCCGGAGCGGCCGCCGTGGGAGCTGCTGCCGTCGTTGCGACTGTGGTCTTCTTTTCGCCGGAGTGTCCGCGAAAGACCCTTGTGGCCGCAAACTCGCCAAGCTTGTGACCGACCATGTTCTCCGTGATGAAGACCGGGATAAATTTGCGCCCGTTATGGACCGCTATAGTGAGCCCGACCATGTCGGGGATCACAGTGGAGCGACGCGACCACGTCTTGATCAGCTGTCTGTCCCGCGTCTCCTGAGCCCTCTTCACCTTGTTCAGGAGGTGATCGTCTATGAACGGGCCTTTCTTTAACGAACGAGCCATATCATGTCCTCTCGTGTAATTGTTACTTCGCCCTTCTGTCGCTCACTATGAAGCGCGTAGTGCGAACGCAGCTTCTGGTCTTAGCGCCCTTGGTCGGTTTGCCCCACGGGGTCACCGGGTGACGTCCGCCCTTGGTGCGTCCCTCGCCTCCGCCATGAGGATGGTCGACCGGGTTCATCGCCGTGCCCCTGACGTGCGGCCTCCATCCCATGTGGCGCACGCGGCCTGCCTTGCCTAGCTCCACGTTCTCGTGGTCGACGTTGCCGACCTGGCCTATCGTCGCCCAGCAGTTGATGTGCACCATCCTCACCTCGCCCGAGGGGAGTTTGATCTGGGCGTAGTTGTCGTCGCGTGCCATGAGC
Proteins encoded in this window:
- the rplV gene encoding 50S ribosomal protein L22 yields the protein MAATAKIKMIRITTRKVRVVADQVRGKGVQEAIDYLTFCRRRSARPLLKLIKSAVSNADTKGGMDLDKLFVKELLVDKGPTMKRWMPRARGSATPVLKKSSKVSITLEQRA
- the rpsS gene encoding 30S ribosomal protein S19: MARSLKKGPFIDDHLLNKVKRAQETRDRQLIKTWSRRSTVIPDMVGLTIAVHNGRKFIPVFITENMVGHKLGEFAATRVFRGHSGEKKTTVATTAAAPTAAAPAAATGATGGA